The Hypanus sabinus isolate sHypSab1 chromosome X1, sHypSab1.hap1, whole genome shotgun sequence genome window below encodes:
- the dnajc22 gene encoding dnaJ homolog subfamily C member 22: protein MIKNLVITYVLWSLGGPLGLHHIYLGRDSHALLWMVTFGGFGFGWIREFWHLPKYVQNANFRHKKTQRKREKQPSMKIIRTFGQFVVGVYFGIVALISLSPLSGFYIMVLPLAITLGVHLVANVGEQTSNINATMIASIVTSIIFYGRPIATIPISIVATVVSMQHRLYKTSSDTEDNLRVRLYRLTLAWLAFTMPIFYCMFHNTTVTITYISDTINIILDSLRIFPLVSGLFESILLLPYYAWKLSTGGIGLGYGYNQEWEKLFESITTIKTERERLAYKVLGLHQEATLEEINKSYRELVKRWHPDHNRYNLNEAEQQFLEIQAAYEVLTKKQTRDIQEL from the exons ATGATCAAAAATTTGGTGATCACTTATGTTCTCTGGTCATTAGGTGGACCTTTAGGTCTCCATCACATCTACCTTGGGAGAGATAGCCATGCCTTACTGTGGATGGTGACATTTGGTGGATTTGGGTTTGGGTGGATTCGTGAGTTTTGGCATTTGCCAAAATACGTGCAAAATGCAAACTTTCGCCACAAAAAGACTCAAAGGAAAAGAGAGAAACAACCATCAATGAAAATTATCCGAACTTTTGGCCAATTTGTAGTTGGGGTTTACTTTGGTATAGTTGCTCTCATAAGTCTATCTCCATTAAGTGGTTTCTACATCATGGTCTTGCCACTTGCTATCACACTGGGTGTTCACCTTGTAGCTAATGTTGGTGAGCAAACTTCCAATATAAATGCAACAATGATAGCCTCCATTGTTACTTCCATCATATTCTATGGAAGACCCATTGCAACAATACCCATCAGTATTGTTGCTACTGTTGTCTCTATGCAACACCGCCTCTACAAGACTTCAAGTGACACAGAAGACAACTTAAGGGTGCGACTTTACAGATTAACTTTAGCTTGGCTGGCTTTCACAATGCCAATCTTCTATTGTATGTTTCACAATACCACAGTTACGATTACATACATCTCAGACACTATTAATATTATCCTAGATTCACTCCGAATTTTCCCACTGGTCAGTGGTCTCTTTGAATCTATATTACTTCTCCCATATTATGCATGGAAGCTCTCCACTGGTGGAATTGGATTAGGCTATGGATACAATCAAGAATGGGAAAAGTTATTTGAATCTATCACTACCATAAAGACTGAAAGAGAAAGGTTAGCATACAAG GTGCTGGGACTACACCAGGAAGCAACCTTGGAAGAAATTAACAAAAGTTATAGAGAGTTGGTGAAACGCTGGCACCCTGACCACAACCGATATAACTTAAATGAAGCAGAACAACAATTTCTTGAGATACAGGCAGCATATGAAGTACTTACGAAAAAGCAGACAAGAGACATTCAAGAGCTGtga